TTGACAGAACAATCCGAATATGTGAACTACAGCACGACATCGCGCGTCACAGCGCCGGGGCGGTCCGGCGGGCAGGGACAACCGTCACGCCTCAAGAGTATCGCGCAGTACTTGCTGTTGGTCACAAGTTCGATCCGTCCAGTCCGGCCGGAGCACGTGTGAAGCCCATGGAAGGGCCTACCAATTGACAGATTGCCGTCCCGCATGGGATCGGGTGGCGGCAATGCCATGGCCGTGATGCGGTCGTGGTGGCGGGGGAATTGGGTGGTACGCGGGGGGAGGGTATGCAGGACGATGACCGCAAGCACCGTATCTTGACATGCGTGGATTGTGGCGAGGAGTTCGTCTTTACGGTCTCGGCACAAGAGTACTTTGAGGAACGCGGGTTCCAGCACTCACCAAAGCGTTGCAAGAACTGCCACAGCAAACATAAGCGCGAGCAGAAAGTCGCCCGTTAGGCGCGGCGATCGAACGCTCGGACCGGTTCGAACCCCATCACCCTATGGCCGGGGGCAGATGGCGGTACAGGAATCAGTCTGTCCCCGTGGGACATTCCACCTGACTTGGGCTGCGAGGTCGGTCTACGGCAGGAAGTGCCGCACGTAGTAGGCAATGATCTGTTCGCCGAAGAATGCCACCACGACGGTCGCCAGCGCGAGGAAGGGACCGAAGGGGATCAACCGATCCCGTCGTAGCGCCGGTGAGATCGCCATGGCGACGACCGAGATGGTCAGGCCGATGGCGGCCGAGAGGACGAAGACCACGAGAATCTTGGTCACACCGAGAAAGGCGCCCAGCATCGCGGCCAGTTTGATGTCGCCGCCCCCCATGCTCTCCTTCTTGAAGAGCGCCTGCCCCAAGAATGCCATCGCCGCGAACACAGCCGCCCCGACCAGCGTGCCCAGCAACGATTGCAACCAACCCAGGTGATGGGACACCAAGGCGGTGACGACCCCGATCACAACGCCAGGGTATGTGAGCCGGTTGGGAATGATCCGGTGCTCCAAGTCGATGAAGAAGACGGCGATCAGTGTCGCCGACATGTACCAAAACCCGGCTGTCGCGAAGGACACCCCATAGCGGGCATAAAAGGCGGCAAAGAGCAACGTGCAGGCGATCTCGACGACTGGGTAGGTCCAACTGATACGCGCCCCGCAGAAGGCGCAGCGTCCCCTCAGGAATAACCAGGAGAGCACCGGGATGTTCTGGTACCACCGCAGTTGATGGCGACAACGCGGGCAGCGGGACCGTGGGCGCCAGAGTGTCTCGCCCCGGGGCAGACGGCAGATCACCACGTTGAGGAAGCTCCCGACCGTCAGGCCGAGGGCGATCACAATGATCCAGAGATGCCATTCCAGCGGTATCATGCCGAGGACCTTTCCACCGGTTTCACCAACAGCCAGACATGGATGGGGATCGCCGGGAGAATCGCCTTGAGCAACCACGAAGGCCATCGTTCCACCCACCGCCGGATCCGACCACGACTTGTGTCGGCGAAGCGCTCCGGATTCTTGATGATCGGCAGGGTGTAGTCGATGACGGTGAATCCCCGTACCAGTTTCTTCAGGTTGCGATACGAGAGCAACCGGACGTCGTAGCGCCCGCTTTTCCCCGCCAGTCGCATACACAGATCGGCGGCCCGGTGCGGCATCCACGAGAGAAACGGCAGCTTGTAATGCCCCTCGATCAGGACATGGCGGGTGCCGATGCCGAAGTAGCAGGCGCCACCGGGACATAGGACACGTCGTATCTCATCAACCA
The nucleotide sequence above comes from Candidatus Zixiibacteriota bacterium. Encoded proteins:
- a CDS encoding A24 family peptidase — encoded protein: MIPLEWHLWIIVIALGLTVGSFLNVVICRLPRGETLWRPRSRCPRCRHQLRWYQNIPVLSWLFLRGRCAFCGARISWTYPVVEIACTLLFAAFYARYGVSFATAGFWYMSATLIAVFFIDLEHRIIPNRLTYPGVVIGVVTALVSHHLGWLQSLLGTLVGAAVFAAMAFLGQALFKKESMGGGDIKLAAMLGAFLGVTKILVVFVLSAAIGLTISVVAMAISPALRRDRLIPFGPFLALATVVVAFFGEQIIAYYVRHFLP
- a CDS encoding zinc-ribbon domain containing protein — encoded protein: MQDDDRKHRILTCVDCGEEFVFTVSAQEYFEERGFQHSPKRCKNCHSKHKREQKVAR